A part of candidate division KSB1 bacterium genomic DNA contains:
- a CDS encoding PqqD family protein, giving the protein MSKSFMKIGPITCSIEAEPPYTAMRNGATDFFTLANEKLKLPEEIPVNSIENGRIHLQSNSLKLDIRTNQIGAEILKSLNGKKTVAKIASELSEKYDFDDEEFLEQVKTFLNIFRTYKLI; this is encoded by the coding sequence ATGAGCAAATCTTTCATGAAAATCGGACCGATTACTTGTAGCATCGAAGCCGAACCTCCTTACACAGCGATGAGAAATGGAGCTACGGATTTTTTCACATTGGCCAACGAAAAACTAAAACTGCCTGAGGAAATCCCCGTGAACTCCATTGAAAATGGAAGAATTCATCTTCAGAGTAACTCGCTAAAACTGGATATTCGGACCAATCAAATCGGTGCGGAAATTCTCAAAAGTCTCAATGGAAAAAAGACGGTGGCAAAAATTGCTTCAGAGCTTTCGGAGAAATACGACTTCGATGACGAGGAATTTTTGGAGCAGGTAAAGACTTTTCTCAACATTTTCCGAACTTACAAGTTGATCTAA
- a CDS encoding ASKHA domain-containing protein, giving the protein MTDHLLNITFLPKNKKISVPSGTNLLEAAQRADIFVPNFCGSRGKCGKCKVKLVQSTLPYTAQEEVALTPEERSQGIHLACQIAVNNDLIVEVIREENLKTTRFLTYDLAEQLEVDHHLKKYYLELPKPELQHLRDDVTNIIDHIQQDARAVMPLVLLQSLSTFLRKNDFKITVTLDGNQIINIEAGDTSQRLFGVAIDLGTTTIVGSLVNMLTGQILAVASRTNPQSIHGADVISRVNFCISEPGGLGKLQTLAIEAINEIIEELCENSGEKFRDIYELSLAGNTIMNHLFLGANPQFIAEAPYTPAYRRSQKFRAEELGIAILPRGSVITLPNISGYVGGDITGFILACKLHQQDKVTLGIDIGTNGEIVLGSKEKLICCSTAAGPAFEGGQISCGMRAMEGAIDKYVIDEAGVFYHVIGNIDPRGVCGTGLVDVVAELLSAGIVDETGRIVAPEQFHGLDWLKKRILPNDKNYDFALVNGEDGARQMIKIKQQDIRELQLAKGAMAAGIEILMKELGISVDQIEQVFIAGAFGSYLNKYNALKIGLLPAISPEKIHFVGNAASLGAKKFLLSQRARDEAEYIINTTHYIELAGRQDFQEIFAEKMFFIQ; this is encoded by the coding sequence TTGACGGATCACTTATTAAATATAACCTTTCTCCCCAAAAATAAAAAAATCTCAGTACCATCAGGAACTAATCTTTTAGAAGCAGCTCAGCGAGCTGATATCTTTGTTCCTAACTTTTGTGGTAGCCGCGGGAAGTGCGGCAAATGCAAGGTCAAGCTCGTCCAATCCACATTGCCATACACGGCGCAAGAAGAAGTGGCCTTAACACCTGAAGAACGAAGCCAGGGGATTCATTTAGCCTGTCAAATCGCAGTCAATAATGATCTCATTGTCGAGGTCATCCGTGAGGAAAATCTGAAGACTACCCGCTTTTTGACTTATGATTTGGCCGAGCAACTTGAAGTTGATCATCATTTGAAGAAATATTATCTGGAACTTCCTAAGCCTGAGTTGCAGCATCTGCGCGATGATGTGACCAATATAATTGACCATATTCAGCAGGATGCCCGAGCGGTCATGCCATTGGTGTTGTTGCAAAGTCTGTCAACGTTTTTGCGGAAAAACGATTTTAAGATTACCGTGACACTTGACGGAAACCAAATTATTAATATCGAAGCGGGCGACACGAGTCAGCGTTTATTCGGCGTAGCAATTGATCTCGGCACGACCACTATTGTTGGTTCCCTGGTGAATATGTTAACCGGCCAAATTCTGGCCGTGGCATCGCGAACCAATCCACAATCGATTCATGGTGCGGATGTCATTTCTCGGGTGAATTTTTGCATATCTGAGCCAGGGGGATTGGGCAAATTGCAGACACTGGCCATCGAAGCAATCAACGAGATCATTGAGGAGCTATGCGAAAATTCAGGCGAAAAATTTCGGGATATTTATGAACTGAGTTTAGCTGGCAATACAATTATGAATCATTTATTCTTGGGCGCTAATCCACAATTCATTGCTGAAGCGCCTTATACCCCCGCCTATCGGCGCAGCCAAAAATTTCGGGCTGAAGAGTTAGGCATTGCCATTTTGCCGCGCGGTTCAGTGATTACGCTCCCCAATATTTCGGGTTACGTGGGAGGCGACATCACTGGTTTTATTTTAGCCTGTAAATTGCATCAGCAAGATAAAGTTACCCTCGGCATCGACATCGGAACCAATGGCGAGATCGTTCTTGGCTCAAAGGAAAAATTGATCTGCTGTTCTACGGCGGCTGGGCCGGCTTTTGAAGGGGGACAGATCAGTTGCGGCATGCGCGCGATGGAGGGTGCCATCGATAAATATGTGATTGATGAAGCCGGAGTTTTTTATCACGTCATTGGCAATATCGATCCGCGGGGGGTCTGCGGCACTGGACTGGTCGATGTCGTGGCGGAATTGCTCAGTGCTGGGATCGTCGATGAAACCGGTCGCATTGTCGCCCCAGAGCAATTTCATGGCCTCGATTGGTTGAAAAAACGCATCCTGCCGAATGATAAAAACTATGATTTTGCTCTAGTCAATGGGGAGGACGGTGCTCGTCAGATGATAAAGATCAAGCAGCAGGATATTCGCGAGCTGCAATTGGCCAAGGGCGCAATGGCCGCTGGCATCGAAATTCTGATGAAGGAATTGGGAATCTCCGTGGATCAAATTGAGCAGGTATTCATTGCTGGCGCCTTTGGCAGTTATCTGAACAAATACAATGCGCTCAAAATTGGCCTGCTGCCGGCAATATCGCCTGAAAAAATTCATTTCGTCGGCAATGCTGCTTCGCTTGGAGCCAAAAAATTCTTGCTCTCCCAACGCGCTCGTGATGAAGCCGAGTATATTATCAATACCACCCATTATATCGAGCTGGCTGGCCGCCAGGATTTCCAAGAGATATTTGCCGAAAAAATGTTTTTTATTCAATAA
- the rocD gene encoding ornithine--oxo-acid transaminase, whose translation MMTTAELIAMEERYGAHNYHPLDVVIQSGKGVWLEDVEGRKYMDFLAAYSAVNQGHCHPRLIRVMREQCERLTLTSRAFRNDQLPLLAKELCELTGYDMMLPMNSGAEAVETAIKAARKWGYQIKGIPDGQTEIIVCDGNFHGRTITLVSFSAEAQYRDGFGPFTPGFKMIPFGDAEALERAITPNTVAFLVEPIQGEAGVVVPKNGFLKQAKQICERHHVILIADEIQSGLGRTGKMFACEHEGVKPDMVTIGKALSGGMYPISAVLASREILGVFQPGDHGSTYGGNPLACAVAREALKVIVEEQLCQRAEELGEYLMDELHAIHSPHVDHIRGKGLWIGIVLKPEAGGARRFCEALKDRGVLAKETHGNIIRLAPPLIITKQEIDWAVERIAQVLQMN comes from the coding sequence ATGATGACAACCGCCGAACTTATTGCGATGGAAGAAAGGTATGGAGCGCATAATTATCATCCGCTGGATGTCGTGATTCAATCTGGCAAAGGGGTGTGGCTCGAGGATGTAGAAGGTCGGAAATATATGGATTTTTTGGCCGCCTATTCTGCAGTCAATCAGGGGCATTGCCACCCACGGTTGATAAGGGTGATGCGTGAACAATGCGAACGATTGACCTTAACATCACGGGCATTTCGCAATGATCAACTACCGTTATTGGCGAAGGAACTATGTGAACTGACAGGGTATGATATGATGTTACCCATGAATTCTGGTGCTGAGGCGGTGGAGACCGCGATAAAAGCCGCCAGAAAGTGGGGCTATCAAATAAAAGGTATACCTGATGGCCAGACTGAAATTATTGTTTGTGATGGCAATTTTCATGGCAGAACGATCACCCTCGTATCCTTTTCAGCCGAGGCGCAATATCGGGATGGATTTGGCCCATTCACGCCGGGATTCAAAATGATCCCATTTGGGGATGCAGAAGCCCTGGAACGGGCCATTACGCCGAATACGGTGGCATTCTTAGTAGAGCCAATTCAGGGCGAGGCTGGGGTTGTGGTCCCGAAAAACGGATTTTTGAAACAGGCCAAGCAGATTTGCGAGCGCCATCATGTCATTTTGATCGCAGATGAAATTCAAAGCGGATTGGGCCGCACTGGCAAAATGTTTGCCTGCGAGCATGAAGGGGTAAAACCAGACATGGTGACCATCGGCAAGGCGCTGTCTGGCGGGATGTATCCCATCTCGGCCGTGCTGGCATCGAGAGAAATACTGGGGGTATTCCAACCTGGCGATCATGGCTCGACCTATGGCGGCAACCCTTTGGCCTGCGCCGTCGCACGAGAAGCGCTGAAGGTGATCGTGGAAGAACAGCTCTGTCAGCGCGCAGAAGAACTTGGGGAATATCTAATGGACGAGCTCCATGCCATCCATAGCCCCCATGTGGACCATATCCGCGGCAAAGGGCTGTGGATCGGTATTGTGCTGAAACCTGAGGCCGGTGGTGCCCGCCGCTTCTGTGAGGCACTCAAGGATAGGGGAGTATTAGCAAAAGAGACTCATGGCAATATCATCCGATTAGCGCCACCCCTCATAATTACCAAACAAGAAATCGACTGGGCTGTTGAACGAATCGCTCAGGTGCTTCAAATGAATTAA
- a CDS encoding deoxynucleoside kinase encodes MAGNIGCGKTTAAKLLSHHFGLELFDEPVIDNRFLRAYYADMKRWSLTLQMEFLIRRVEHHELIKTVPKSCIQDRSLYEDPEIFAKYLHGLGNMTDDELKLYLEYFERLNKDLIRPDLIIYLQVDDVNILLDRIRKRGRKEEQGITAEFLQGLGGYYISFPQVCQQKYGIAVFSYNVTAKDIRSPDGREEFLSAIEATLR; translated from the coding sequence ATGGCTGGGAATATTGGGTGTGGCAAAACAACCGCTGCGAAATTGCTCAGCCATCATTTCGGCTTGGAATTATTCGACGAACCAGTAATTGATAATCGGTTCTTGCGCGCTTATTATGCCGATATGAAACGCTGGTCTTTGACTTTGCAAATGGAGTTTCTGATTCGCCGAGTAGAACATCACGAGCTCATTAAAACGGTGCCCAAATCGTGCATCCAGGATCGATCGCTTTATGAAGACCCAGAGATATTTGCTAAATACCTTCATGGGTTGGGCAACATGACCGATGACGAGCTCAAGCTATATTTAGAGTATTTTGAGCGACTCAATAAGGACTTAATTCGGCCTGATTTGATCATTTACCTTCAAGTGGATGATGTCAACATTCTATTAGATCGAATCCGCAAACGGGGTCGAAAGGAAGAACAGGGGATAACTGCTGAATTCTTGCAAGGGTTGGGTGGCTATTATATCAGTTTCCCGCAAGTTTGCCAGCAAAAATATGGCATTGCCGTATTCAGCTACAATGTCACCGCCAAAGACATCCGCAGCCCGGATGGAAGGGAAGAATTCCTCTCAGCGATTGAAGCAACCCTGAGATAA